A genomic region of Arachis hypogaea cultivar Tifrunner chromosome 5, arahy.Tifrunner.gnm2.J5K5, whole genome shotgun sequence contains the following coding sequences:
- the LOC112801193 gene encoding upstream activation factor subunit UAF30: MAASLGVFSGMSFVAAEAPSGSLFRSVAVAVHVPPKGGRVLGAVRAVTSATVSETPSSPKVRGIMKPRKISPEMQAICGVSEISRTQALKQIWAYIKENNLQDPENKKIIICDEKLKKIFAERDQVGMLEIAGLISPHFLK; the protein is encoded by the exons ATGGCAGCGTCTCTGGGAGTGTTTTCCGGAATGAGCTTCGTGGCGGCTGAGGCGCCTTCAGGAAGCCTCTTCAGGTCTGTGGCTGTGGCTGTTCATGTCCCGCCGAAGGGGGGAAGGGTGCTGGGGGCTGTGCGAGCGGTGACGTCGGCGACGGTGTCGGAGACTCCTTCGAGCCCGAAGGTAAGGGGCATAATGAAGCCCCGCAAAATCTCTCCGGAGATGCAAGCCATCTGCGGCGTCTCCGAGATTTCTCGAACCCAGGCTCTCAAGCAGATTTGGGCCTACATCAAGGAAAACAATCTTCAg GATCCTGAAAACAAGAAGATCATAATTTGTGATGAAAAGCTGAAGAAGATATTTGCTGAGAGAGATCAAGTTGGCATGCTTGAGATTGCTGGATTAATTAGCCCACACTTTCTTAAATGA